The Pseudodesulfovibrio sediminis genome includes the window GCAAAAGATGTGTATATCTGGCCCAGAGCATCAAATGACGACTTGAAACCAAGTATCCCTTCAGGAGTGTGATCACTCTTTCCTGTAATGAGAAAGCGTTGCAACTGAGGGGCGGTAAAGCCTCCGAGACACCGTACATCATACGGGCATGGCTGTGTCTCAAGGCACGGCAGACACTCTGTAACTCCCTGATAAACCGTATGCCCGAGGCCGTAAGGGCCGGTCTCGAAACACCATGCAGATGAAAGGAAAAAGGCTCGGACAGGCGTTCCAAGGTGTGCTGCCAGGTGCATGGTTCCGGTATCCGGCGTCAAAAGCATATCCAAAGATCCTACTAAATCAACAAGTTCAGCCCAATCGGTTTTGCCAGCTTTGTTCTCTGTCCGGGATTGGAGGCTGGGAGACAACGCTTTGAGCAGTGACTGCCCCGCCTGATGTTCACTTGCCCCACCCAAAAGAAATATTTTTCCTGAAACGGTGGATGACATGGTCGTTACCATGGTCGCCAGAAGAGATGCGGGAAGCGAGCGTCGTGACTCCCGTCCAGCCAGAACAACGCCTATACCGCCTCCTTTGGGCGAGGCATGGGGGTTGACCTGTTCCGGGACAATCATGTCCGGGCAGTACCCGGCCCAAAAATCCACGAGGTTCATACCGAGGCGACGCAGTCTGGACCAACGCATGGCCATTGCCGGCCACTGTCCGGTGATCTCCTGCCCATTGTGCCAGGAGTATCCTTCCACTTTTTCATGATCAAAAAGCGCGGCCAGTCTGAAGTTCAGCGGCGAAAAGTTGAGATTGTAGATGGTCTCAAAATCAATACCGGAGAGTTCTGCAAAGGAGCGTCTGTTCTCCACAAGCATTTTCAAGGCGGCATCATGCCCACTCAATCCGGTTCCATGTGCCAGAATCGGGTGAACGATAACATCGGGATAAACCAGTCGTGCCAATGGTTCAAGAGAGATATCAACACATAGATGTACAGTGGCGTCAGGACGTGTCGTCAGAGTGGCGACGAGTCGCTTTGTCTGGATTAAATCCCCGAATCGGGCGAGTTGTATGACAAGATAATTTTTCATGGTCCTTCAGGGTGTCAAAATACTAGCGTAATTCAATTGATTATTGCAAGAACCGGGCAATTTCCCATTTTACATGCAAGCGGGCATTGGTTATCAAGACAGATGCGATACTATCCAATCTTCGTGAACTTGGAAAACAAACACTGTCTCGTTGTCGGCGCCGGTGACGTTGGCAAACGGAAAATTCAATCTCTGCTCGATTCCGGGGCCGCTGCGGTCACCATCATTGATACCCGAGAGCCTGATTCGTCTTTGGATTCCATTCTTAAGCAGGGTAATGTAACCTATTGTTGTCGGGAATTTGATGATGCGGACCTCAATGGACAGTTCCTGGTTATAGCCTGCACTACTTCCGAGGCAATCAACGAGCATATCAGTCGTGTTTGTAATGAACGTGGTATTCTGTGCAATATCGCCGATCAACCGGAGAAAAGCAGTTTCATTGTCCCGGCATCAGTCAAGCAGGGAGATCTAACCCTTGCCATTTCCACCGGAGGACAAAGCCCTGCTCTGGCCAAA containing:
- a CDS encoding glycosyltransferase family 9 protein, with product MKNYLVIQLARFGDLIQTKRLVATLTTRPDATVHLCVDISLEPLARLVYPDVIVHPILAHGTGLSGHDAALKMLVENRRSFAELSGIDFETIYNLNFSPLNFRLAALFDHEKVEGYSWHNGQEITGQWPAMAMRWSRLRRLGMNLVDFWAGYCPDMIVPEQVNPHASPKGGGIGVVLAGRESRRSLPASLLATMVTTMSSTVSGKIFLLGGASEHQAGQSLLKALSPSLQSRTENKAGKTDWAELVDLVGSLDMLLTPDTGTMHLAAHLGTPVRAFFLSSAWCFETGPYGLGHTVYQGVTECLPCLETQPCPYDVRCLGGFTAPQLQRFLITGKSDHTPEGILGFKSSFDALGQIYTSFAGEDADLQQRTVLRQFILQHLSGVSAGFSELEHAFAHEFYREKDWMTKIQPNATHG
- a CDS encoding precorrin-2 dehydrogenase/sirohydrochlorin ferrochelatase family protein — protein: MRYYPIFVNLENKHCLVVGAGDVGKRKIQSLLDSGAAAVTIIDTREPDSSLDSILKQGNVTYCCREFDDADLNGQFLVIACTTSEAINEHISRVCNERGILCNIADQPEKSSFIVPASVKQGDLTLAISTGGQSPALAKCICRDLRESFGDEYARLLTLMGLIRPLMLDLALETKENTAVFRKLVNSNLLTAIKDHDLDSVVEILKESLPEPLHDNIPELLDGLV